The Corvus moneduloides isolate bCorMon1 chromosome 28, bCorMon1.pri, whole genome shotgun sequence genome contains a region encoding:
- the ABCA7 gene encoding phospholipid-transporting ATPase ABCA7 isoform X4, translating into MAVGTQLGLLLWKNFTYRRRQRIQLAIEILWPLFLFLILISVRRSHPPFKQHECHFPNKALPSAGTLPWLQGIICNMNNPCFRHPTAGEAPGVVGNFDGSILSRLLTEARQVLLHGHGQRLLRSFARLLPALRRLRDSGNQRRALPVREYLRENETFSRFLRTNTSLPPVLVDELMGARLSPRIFSLESIRLPLKALVCNASVLGSFLVEGDADSTQSLQQGLCALPSSQLRAMEGSFLSQMDFPRLLAEQLSSELGGIAVTVEALGSFLRDATSLMEEVSSMTSLAELRQELEGLRAPNTSTTSTGAFTALSRIACGHPEGGGLRIPSLNWYEDNDVKAFLDRNSSEKRPVASGSSSPFCRELLRSLESNPLSQIFWRGIKPLFVGKILYTPPGPGPDSVMAEVNRTFRELAVLGELGGAWQELGPRIYTLLNSSLEMQVLQDLLLAPSTAQILDGFLNGTSWKLPELATFLAGPAGGPGLTWHQVYADVDAVLSMLSQFMECVCLDKIEAVATEEQLVARALELLEEQQFWAAVVFQPPINATAPGLPPHVRYKIRMDIDDVTRTNKIKDRFWDPGPAADPFSDLRYVWGGFVYIQDLVEQAVVRVQTGAAPRTGVYVQQMPYPCYVDDVFLRVLNRSLPLFMTLAWIYSVAMIIKGVVHEKETRLKETMKTMGLSSGILWLSWFLSSFIPFLLSSALLVLILKLGNILPYSDPAVIFLFLGTFSVATISQCFLISTFFPRANLASACGGIIYFSLYLPYVLCVAWRDYITFPIRVLVSLLSPVAFGFGCDYFSLYEEQGVGIQWHNLGASPVPGDPYSFAAAMGLLLLDAILYGLATWYLEGVFPGQYGIPKPWNFPFLKSYWFGESSSAGHSLYHISPHTAPQVLVEEPPAELQPGVSIRNLVKVYGSTGRAAVNGLSLDFYEGQITSFLGHNGAGKTTTMSILTGLLPPTSGTAYILGWDIRSDIDSIRKSMGMCPQHNVLFDILTVEEHVWFYGRLKGLSEQQVQEEMEQLLQDTGLAHKRREQTRNLSGGMQRKLSVAIAFVGGSRVVILDEPTAGVDPFSRRSIWELLLKYRKGRTIILSTHYMDEAELLGDRTAIISQGRLCCCGSPLFLKARLGTGYHLTLVKRERSGTGGNTSTVPSVTKKDGSDSEHSSDTGLGSERGSDASAVDVAQLSALIQKLVPGSRLVEDIGHEVLFVLPYSGARDGTFGKLFRELDTRLGELGVSSYGISDTTLEEIFLKVAEDTGLDTDTTGTARGAAPCETGDVDVADGELAKGARRAEEPRETDLLRGAAGQACGRVRGWALTCRQLRALFTKRMLHARRSTRGFFAQIVLPAVFVCIALLFSLIVPPFGKYPPLQLQPWMYGQQFTFFSNDAPGDPDMARLLDALLAEPGFGTKCMKEEEKATGLCPPASHPDGFSAPSAPPSLLEALWRGNWTQAEPSPPCQCSGPGAHRMLPECPEGAGGLPPPQVQRGTGDILQNLTGRNISDYLVKTYPQVIRQELRNKKWVNEQRYGGFSLGAGSSQALPSAAEVDQAVLELRVLLSITPGSPSDRFLANLSRFIEGLDARRNIKVWFNNKGWHAMVSFLNVASNGLLRAWLPPGTDPTRFGITATNHPLNLTKEQLSEAALMATSVDVLVSICVIFAMSFVPASFVVFLIEERVSKAKHLQFVSGMKPITYWLGNFAWDMCNYLVPALLVILIFLCFQQESYVSSANLPSLVLLLLLYGWSITPLMYPASFLFSIPSTAYVALTCINLFIGINGSVATFVLELFVDQNLNDINRVLKKVFLIFPHFCLGRGLIDMVKNQAMADAFERFGDKRFVSPLSWDLAGKNMFAMAIEGIIFFLFTLLLQYHRFFLRLAPRALELPSLGDEDQDVARERARVGSIPLHSHLLLLKDLTKVYRRRKAPAVDRLCVAIPPGECFGLLGVNGAGKTSTFKMLTGDTEVTLGEAWLKGHSVLTDLQSVHQHMGYCPQFDAITDLLTGREHLEFYSRLRGVPEEETPRVAQWGIAALGLGPHADRPAGKYSGGNKRKLSTAIALLGCPPVVFLDEPTTGMDPQARRFLWERILGVIRDGRSVVLTSHRFGDGYTVVVRAGGPGPAAVQALLQQHFPGIVLRERHGGLLQYHLPARVASLATVFSLLAAHRGPCHIEDYSVSQTTLDQVFVHFAQEQSDGDVGEVTAPEQDAAPSPGRRLTTFLEDDSYQESAV; encoded by the exons ATGGCCGTGGGTacccagctggggctgctgctctggaagaaCTTCACCTACCGCCGGCGGCAGCGG ATCCAGCTGGCTATCGAGATCCTGTGGcccctcttcctcttccttatCTTGATCTCAGTGCGGCGATCCCACCCGCCCTTCAAGCAGCACGAGT GCCACTTCCCCAACAAGGCGCTGCCCTCGGCAGggaccctgccctggctgcagggcatCATCTGCAACATGAACAACCCCTGCTTCCGGCATCCCACGGCGGGAGAGGCCCCTGGCGTGGTGGGCAACTTCGATGGCTCCAT CCTCTCCCGCCTCCTGACCGAAGCCCGGCAGGTCCTACTCCACGGCCACGGGCAGCGGCTCCTGCGCAGCTTCGCCCGGCTCCTGCCCGCCTTGCGCCGGCTCCGGGACAGTGGGAATCAGCGGAGGG ctctgccggTGAGGGAATACTTGAGAGAGAACGAGACCTTCTCCCGGTTCCTGCGGACCAACACATCTCTGCCCCCGGTGCTGGTGGATGAGCTGATGGGGGCTCGGCTCAGCCCCCGCATC tTCTCCCTGGAGAGCATTCGCCTCCCGCTAAAAGCCCTGGTCTGCAACGCCTCGGTCCTGGGGAGCTTCCTGGTGGAGGGCGACGCCGACTCcacccagagcctgcagcaagGACTGTGCgcactgcccagctcccagctccgTGCCATGGAGggctccttcctctcccagatGGACTTCCCGCGGCTCCTGGCG GAACAGCTGAGCTCAGAGTTGGGCGGAATCGCTGTCACCGTGGAAGCTTTGGGCAGCTTCCTGCGGGATGCAACATCCCTGATGGAGGAG GTCTCCTCCATGACCAGCCTGGCCGAGCTGCGGCAGGAGTTAGAGGGGCTCAGGGCCCCCaacaccagcaccaccagcacgGGCGCCTTCACAGCCCTATCACGCATCGCCTGTGGACACCCCGAGGGTGGGGGGCTCAGGATCCCCTCCCTCAACTGGTATGAGGACAATGACGTCAAAGCATTCCTGGACCGTAACAGCTCGGAGAAGAGACCCGTGgcctcaggcagcagca gtcccttctGCCGGGAGCTGCTCCGCAGCCTGGAGTCCAACCCCCTCTCACAGATCTTCTGGCGGGGGATCAAGCCCCTCTTTGTGGGGAAGATCCTGTACACGCCacccgggcccggccccgacAGTGTGATGGCTGAG GTGAATCGGACCTTCCGGGAGCTGGCGGTGCTGGGGGAGTTGGGGGgtgcctggcaggagctgggaccCCGAATCTACACCCTCCTCAACAGCAGCCTGGAGATGCAGGTGCTCCAG gacctgctgctggccccgAGCACAGCCCAGATCCTGGATGGGTTCCTCAACGGCACCTCCTGgaagctgccagagctggccACGTTCctggcggggccggcgggggggCCGGGCCTCACCTGGCACCAGGTGTACGCTGATGTGGACGCGGTCCTGAGCATGCTGTCACAGTTCATGGAG TGTGTCTGCCTGGACAAGATCGAGGCAGTGGccacagaggagcagctggtAGCCcgggccctggagctgctggaggagcagcagtttTGGGCAGCAGTGGTCTTCCAGCCCCCCATCAATGCCACAGCCCCCGGACTGCCACCCCATGTCCGCTACAAGATCCGCATGGACATCGATGATGTCACGAGGACCAACAAGATCAAGGACAG GTTTTGGGACCCAGGCCCTGCAGCTGACCCCTTCAGTGACTTGCGCTATGTCTGGGGAGGCTTCGTCTACATTCAGGACCTGGTGGAGCAGGCAGTGGTGCGGGTGCAGACTGGGGCTGCCCCACGGACAGGGGTCTACGTCCAGCAGATGCCCTACCCCTGCTATGTGGACGATGT GTTCCTGAGAGTCCTGAACCGCTCACTGCCTCTCTTTATGACGCTGGCCTGGATCTACTCAGTGGCCATGATCATCAAGGGGGTGGTGCATGAGAAGGAGACGCGTCTCAAGGAGACCATGAAGACCATGGGGCTGAGCAGTGGGATCCTCTGGCTCAGCTGGTTCCTCAGCAGCTTCATCCCCTtcctcctcagctctgccctccttGTCCTCATCCTCAAG CTGGGAAACATCCTGCCCTACAGCGACCCAGCagtcatcttcctcttcctcggCACCTTCTCGGTGGCCACCATCAGCCAGTGCTTCCTCATCAGCACCTTCTTCCCCCGTGCCAACCTGGCCTCGGCGTGCGGTGGCATCATCTACTTCTCGCTGTACCTGCCCTACGTGCTGTGCGTCGCCTGGCGCGACTACATCACCTTCCCAATCCGCGTCCTCGTG AGCCTGCTGTCCCCTGTGGCCTTCGGCTTCGGCTGCGATTACTTCTCCCTCTACGAGGAGCAGGGGGTGGGCATCCAGTGGCACAACCTGGGTGCCAGCCCCGTGCCAGGAGACCCGTACAGCTTTGCTGCGGccatggggctgctgctgctggatgctATCCTCTATGGCCTGGCGACCTGGTACCTCGAAGGTGTCTTCCCAG GTCAGTACGGGATCCCCAAGCCCTGGAATTTCCCCTTCCTGAAGAGTTACTGGTTTGGAGAGTCATCCTCAGCTGGGCACTCCCTGTACCACATCAGCCCCCACACTGCACCCCAAG TGCTGGTGGAGGAGCCGCCTGCCGAGCTCCAGCCCGGCGTCTCCATCCGCAACCTGGTGAAGGTCTATGGCAGCACTGGCCGTGCGGCCGTCAATGGACTGAGCCTGGACTTCTATGAGGGGCAGATCACATCCTTCCTGGGCCATAACGGTGCTGGAAAGACCACCACCAT GTCCATCTTGACTGGCCTCCTGCCCCCCACTTCGGGCACTGCCTATATCCTGGGCTGGGACATCCGCTCCGATATCGACAGCATCCGCAAATCCATGGGGATGTGTCCCCAGCACAACGTGCTCTTCGACAT CCTGACGGTGGAGGAGCACGTCTGGTTCTACGGGCGGCTGAAGGGGCTCTCGGAGCAGCAGgtgcaggaggagatggagcagctgcTTCAGGACACGGGGTTGGCCCACAAGCGCCGGGAACAGACCAGGAACCTCTCGG GCGGGATGCAGCGGAAGCTCTCGGTGGCCATCGCCTTCGTGGGCGGCTCCCGGGTGGTCATCCTGGACGAGCCCACGGCCGGCGTCGACCCCTTCTCCCGCCGCAGcatctgggagctgctgctcaagTACCGCAAAG GCCGCACCATCATCCTGTCCACCCACTACATGGACGAGGCGGAGCTGTTGGGGGACCGCACCGCCATCATCTCGCAGGGccggctctgctgctgtgggtcCCCCCTCTTcctcaaggccaggctgggcaccgGCTACCACCTCACCCTGGTGAagcgggagcggagcgggaCAGGCGGCAACACCAGCactgtccccagtgtcaccaAAAAG GATGGCAGCGACTCGgagcacagcagtgacacaggcCTGGGCAGCGAGCGGGGCAGTGACGCCAGCGCCGTGG ATGTGGCCCAGCTGTCAGCACTGATCCAGAAGCTGGTGCCCGGCTCCCGGCTGGTGGAGGACATTGGGCACGAGGTGCTCTTTGTCCTGCCCTACAGCGGGGCCAGGGATGGGACCTTCGGGAAGCTGTTCCGCGAGCTGGACACACGCCTGGGGGAACTGGGGGTCTCCAGCTACGGCATCTCCGACACCACTCTGGAAGAG ATCTTCCTGAAGGTGGCTGAGGACACAGGGCTGGACACTGACACCACAG GGACCGCGAGAGGAGCAGCCCCATGCGAGACGGGGGACGTGGATGTGGCCGATGGAGAGCTGG CCAAAGGAGCCCGGCGAG cggAGGAGCCCCGGGAGACGGACCTGctgcggggggcggcggggcaggCCTGCggcagggtgaggggctgggcgCTCACCTGCCGCCAGCTCCGCGCTCTCTTCACCAAGAGGATGCTCCACGCCCGGCGCAGCACCCGCGGCTTCTTCGCGCAG ATCGTCCTCCCCGCCGTCTTCGTCTGCATCGCGCTGCTCTTCAGCCTCATCGTGCCGCCCTTCGGGAAGTACCCGccgctgcagctccagccctggatgTACGGGCAGCAGTTCACCTTTTTCag CAACGATGCCCCGGGAGACCCCGACATGGCCCGGCTGCTGGACGCGCTCCTGGCCGAGCCCGGCTTTGGCACCAAGTGCatgaaggaagaggagaaggc GACGGGGCTGTGCCCACCAGCTTCCCACCCCGATGGCTTCTCggccccctcagcccccccatccctgctggaaGCACTGTGGCGTGGGAACTGGACACAGGCTGAGCCGTCCCCCCCGTGTCAGTGCAGCGGGCCAGGGGCACACAGGATGCTCCCTGAGTGtcccgagggggccggggggctcCCACCACCCCAG GTACagagggggacaggggacatcCTTCAGAACCTGACAGGCAGGAACATCTCCGACTACCTAGTGAAGACCTACCCCCAGGTCATCCGGCAGGA GCTGAGGAACAAGAAATGGGTGAATGAGCAGAG GTACGGCGGCTTCTCCCTGGGCGCCGGCAGCTCCCAGGCCCTGCCGTCAGCAGCAGAGGTGGatcaggcagtgctggagctccGGGTGCTGCTCAGCATCACCCCG GGCAGCCCTTCAGATCGGTTCCTGGCCAACCTCAGCCGCTTCATCGAGGGTTTGGACGCCCGCAGGAATATCAAg GTCTGGTTCAACAACAAGGGCTGGCATGCCATGGTCTCCTTCCTCAACGTGGCCAGCAATGGGCTGCTGCGAGCCTGGCTGCCCCCCGGCACCGACCCCACGCGCTTCGGCATCACGGCCACCAACCATCCCCTCAACCTCACCAAGGAGCAGCTCTCTGAGGCCGCCCT GATGGCCACCTCTGTTGACGTGCTGGTCTCCATCTGCGTGATCTTCGCCATGTCCTTCGTCCCGGCCAGCTTCGTTGTCTTCCTCATTGAGGAGAGGGTCAGCAAGGCCAAGCACCTTCAGTTTGTCAGCGGGATGAAGCCCATCACCTACTGGCTGGGCAACTTCGCCTGGGACatg TGCAACTACCTGGTCCCTGCACTGCTGGtcatcctcatcttcctctgcttccagcaggaaTCCTACGTGTCCTCGGCCAACCTGccctccctggtgctgctgctgctgctctacGG ATGGTCCATCACCCCTCTGATGTATCCAgcctccttcctcttcagcaTCCCCAGCACCGCCTACGTGGCCCTGACCTGCATCAACCTCTTCATCGGCATCAACGGCAGCGTGGCCACCTTTGTGCTGGAGCTCTTTGTGGACCAG AACCTCAATGACATCAACCGCGTCCTGAAGAAGGTTTTCCTCATCTTCCCCCACTTCTGCTTGGGCCGAGGCCTCATTGACATGGTGAAGAATCAGGCAATGGCTGATGCCTTTGAGAGGTTTG GGGACAAGCGCTTTGTGTCCCCCCTCTCCTGGGACCTGGCAGGGAAGAACATGTTTGCCATGGCCATCGAGGGCatcatcttcttcctcttcaccctcctgctgcagtaccacCGCTTCTTCCTGCGCCTGGC GCCACGGGCTCTGGAGCTGCCCTCACTGGGGGACGAGGACCAGGATGTGGCCAGGGAGCGGGCGAGGGTGGGCAGCATCCCCCtgcacagccacctcctgctgctgaaggacCTGACCAAG GTGTACCGGCGCAGGAAGGCTCCGGCCGTGGACCGGCTCTGCGTGGCCATCCCCCCCGGGGAG TGCTTTGGCCTCCTGGGGGTGAACGGGGCCGGGAAAACATCCACCTTCAAGATGCTGACAGGGGACACAGAGGTGACGCTGGGAGAGGCCTGGTTGAAGGGGCACAG CGTGCTCACCGACCTCCAGTCCGTCCACCAGCACATGGGTTACTGTCCCCAGTTTGATGCCATCACGGACCTGCTGACAGGGCGGGAGCACCTGGAGTTCTACAGCCGCCTGCGCGGGGTCCCGGAGGAGGAGACCCCCAGG GTGGCTCAGTGGGGCATCGCCGCGCTGGGGCTGGGCCCGCACGCGGACCGGCCGGCGGGCAAGTACAGCGGGGGCAACAAGCGCAAGCTCTCCACGGCCATCGCCCTCCTCGGCTGCCCCCCCGTCGTCTTCCTG GATGAGCCCACAACGGGGATGGATCCGCAAGCCCGGAGGTTCCTGTGGGAGCGCATCCTTGGCGTTATCCGGGACGGCCGGTCCGTGGTGCTCACATCCCACAG GTTTGGGGACGGGTACACGGTGGTGGTGCGGGCGGGGGGCCCTGGCCCGGCAGCGGTgcaggccctgctgcagcagcactttccCGGCATCGTGCTGCGGGAGCGGCACGGGGGACTGCTGCAGTACCACCTGCCTGCCCGTGTCGCCTCCCTGGCCACTGTCTTCAGCCTTCTGGCTGCACATCGTGGCCCCTGCCACATCGAGGACTACTCTGTGTCCCAGACCACACTGGACCAG GTCTTTGTGCACTTTGCCCAGGAGCAGAGCGATGGGGATGTCGGGGAGGTCACAGCCCCAGAGCAAGATGCGGCCCCCAGTCCCGGGAGGAGGCTGACCACGTTCCTGGAGGACGACAGCTACCAGGAGAGCGCTGTCTGA